The nucleotide window TACCCCATGAGCCTCCAGGGTCAGCAAACATGAGTTCAGTCGCCTTTACAAGTTTACCTTCAGGCCTGCTGCTATTATTAGGGAGTTTCGATGACCATATATTCTCAAGGGCTGCTTCAAACGCCTGCAAATACAAGCACGATcgataataataatagtaaataCTTGTGTACTGAAAAATACAAGTGTCCATCCATCAATACGCGAAAGGGAAAGATGGTAATTTTACCAGGGCAAAGTCATAGCAGTAAGTAGTGTTACTTTTCCTAGCCAAAAGACGTTTTTGATCAAGTAATTTCAAAGGCTGAGAAGGTGTGTTGACAGGTACACCATGTAACGGGCCTGATGTTGAGATAGCATGATAAACCACCTTTTGTTTAACAGGATCTTCAACTTCCCTATACACCTAAAACAACAAAAAATGCCAACAATTAACTTAACTTTAGGTAAAAGAGTCGTGAAATGTCGTTTTCAATATACTTACGTGTACAATGCAGGTATGACCAGTCACATTGTTGACCACAACCCTCCATGCACCATTGACTTGACCAGAAGAGGCCATGCAAAGCTTAATCTCCCACTCAAAAACACCTAATCGGTGCATTTTTACACCAACCATAGAATGAATTTCACGAGCCAACTTCACTAAAAGTGCCTCTACCACACCCTCTTCGACCCCGGAATCTACATCCACTCTCCTGTACACAACTTCTAACTGTTATACAACAACACATCTATTTGTTTACAGTTATAGGGGGGATTTGATGCTTACATTGAGAATGGAACAAGATCGTTGATTTGTTGTTCCTTCAACACATAGAGGTACATATGAGCATGATCAGACTTAACAGTAGCATTATGAACGTGAAGTTCCAATTCTTCCATAGCAGTCACTAAAGATCTCAAGATACTCCTTGATGTGTAAGATAGAGTCAACTGAGACCGTGGACCCCCCGCAACTTCTGAATCTTGGTAACCGGAGGGTGAAAACAATTCTTTTGTCGGTTGTCTTACAAGTGTTCTAAGAAACATTCTTTGAAAAGGAAGTGGTTTTGCATCGACTGTATACATGTGCCATTGTCTGTCACGGGACGGAGTGTATTTTATGTTCTCATACCCCTTAAGTTTATCCTGAAAACAGAAGAAGATATTTACAATGCATAGATATATAAGATATATAACAAATCGAAGAGTGTTTTGAGTACAAACCAGTTCAAGATAAATGGATAATGGAGGTTCCAGGTGGCGCATCAATGGCTCTTCGATATAATAATGATTAGTTTCTGACCAATGGAAGGAGTGTCTCATTGGGCCCCTACCTTCATCTCTTTGTATTATACAACTTATAACTTGATATCCTGCGTTTTTCAGACTGGAACTTACGTCTTTATCTTTAAGTATTTTTGCCAAGCGGTTGACTCTCTCTTGAGCCTGATCCTCATCCCCACTGCAGGCAGTTGACCAGATAATAAGTCAACATAACATATGAGAGATTGAATGGTATCTTTTTCATGTGACATACCTGTCTTGAAGCAGACTCATTTGGTTGTTGATGCCGGCCAAGGCGATGTGCATCATATTTCCATTTTGAGTTGTAGCATGAGTGGTTTCTTTAAGTGCTGCATTGATGACATCGGGCAAAAATTGGAGAGATTTAATGATAACCATAGCTCCCCATTTCTTGTCAATCGTTTCATTATCAAAATCCCCAATATGCCCTTCAATGAATTGCCATGAAGCAATAAGCCCGGACCTGTGCCATTGCATTCTAACACTCCCCTTGACAAGATACGGCTGATATAATCTTCTAACATAAGTCTCAACAACACGCCTTTGAAGGGTGTGATCACTATGGTCAAACAGACCAACAAGAGCATCTTCCACTGCCAACGGAGCACTCACAATATCTTCCATTCTTTCATTCATTGCACTTTTTCTTTTGGGGGTATCGATATTTTCACCTTCTTCCGTAAACATTTCTAGTTCAGAAAGACTTCTAGCAATACTTGAACGAAGTTCGCTTAGTTTTGTTTGTTCCAACAATTGACTTGCCTTCAATGCCAACTATTCATGATAATCAAGACCCAGAAATTAGTTTAaaccaaaaacaatagaaaataatGAGCATTTTTTATAGACATCCTTCTAAAAGTTACTAATTTGAATAAGTCAAATGACGATGTAAACCTCAGAATAATTGGTGTGGTTGAGTGTAGAAAACCGTATGAGTTTCTCTCTATAAGCTGCCGGATTAGGGTAAACCAAATGCTCCATCAATCTTAGTATCAGCTTGTTTTTACGCTTAACACCCTGTATGAAAATTAATAATTGGttgtttaaataaaaattaataagtGAAAACACGAACAAACAATAAACTAGAGGTAAAATGAAAAGGAATAGCGTAAAGAAGCATGTCAAACACATGGATGGTTTCCCAATATGTAAGTTTTAATATCTAACACCTTTCAAATCATTTTGTTTAAAAACTTAATAAGACACGCCCATTTTGCCACCTAAGAAAAACATATATACCTGATGAGAAATCACAATGTCCACAACCCTTAAGAGATCTTTCTTGTATTGGAGTCGAAGACGTTCAATAACATCAGCCTGAAAACAAAACTATTCCATTTCAATAAACATACCTTAAACGAAAAGTTTGTATTTTTGTAATGCAATAAAGATTTAAAAAACAACATATATTCTTCAAAAGTTCAATATTTTTAGAATATCCTTGGATGTTCTAATTACATGATATCATAATTACCCATTCCAAACACTAAATAAACGAGGAAAACACTACGTGCAAATATGATTAAAAAGGCACCTGAATATTGTCACTAAATAATTCTTCGATGGATAAATATTCTTCAAAAAGTGCTTGAACAATCCCACGTGCATGACTTTCTCTACCACCTTCATAGGACTTAACAAGACTCATTAACGGTTCAATGAGTCTTTCTTGGGCAACTTTCTCTTTCTCTGAGCAAGATCCAAGGTGGCTCTATACAAAAACATTGCAAAAGTATAGTATAagtaaattataaattttaatatgAAAAAAAAGTCGAATAAAGTATTTGATCATAAACTAACTTCTAGAATGGTGCGTAACACTTTGGCAGGGAATTCGATTGCTTGCTGGGTGGAAACTCCTTCATACTCCTTAAACTTCGATTCCAACTGTTATACAACAATTGCAAATTAGCAAAAATTACAACAATAAATTTAAAAGCAAAACAAGACGTTAATTTGCCTTGTTTCGTAGATCTTTCGGGAGTCGATTTGCTAGAACCGCAAAGCATTCTTGCCATTGAAGGAAAGGAAGCTGAGGACTATCTAGACAAAGAAGCAGGTTTTGTACAACCTAAAATTAAAgattaaacatgttaaaaatatCAAAAAGAATAACGAAAGTATACTATCTGAAGAATTGAGTTAATAATGGCAAATGAAATGGTTTGGTGGGTCAAAACTTTTACATTGGTCAAAGCGGGTCAGGTTACCCTTTAACACTTTGTCCAAAAAAAACTGAAATTAGTTTATATATAATTAGCATATCAAATACAATTCAAAAATTTATATTATTTGaaacttttaatattttaataataatacACTTTGGCTCGTATGACTGTtacgttttaaaaaaaaataaagtttggGGTGATTGACTAATTAGAGATGAAACATAACCCGAGTCAACCCATTAATAAATAAATGGGTTATAGTTTTGACCTCTAGATAAGCTTGTGATAAGTTGATTAACACGAATCATATGGGATccttaaacaaataaataaaaaagattaCGTCATCAATATTGTGATCATATCCTGCAAGAATCATTCTGGCAGCAGTTAGAGTTGCAGCACATTTCTGATGAACTTTGTCTGAAATGGCGGTTGGCTGGCCCAGAGCAGGAAAGCTTCCATGAAAGGGCTCTGCTTTTCGTACAGCTGAAGGGTCGTCAAGATCAAGCCTTGCTATAAGCTCACCAGCCTACAAATAAAAGCGTTCATAGTTGTACACAAACAAAAAAATAAGTAATGTGTTCATATTTTTTGAATCTAACCTGCATCGCTTGACCTTCAGACATTTTGAATTGTATAACTCCAGCAGCCGGTGAAAGAAGTGGCATACACATCTTCATAACTTCCACCTCAACGTAAGGTGAGTCAGCATCAACATGGCTACCATCTGGAACTAAATATCTTAGAAGCTTGCATGGTGTTTCAGCCACCAATTTGGAAGGATCGTGATCATTCTAGAAACAATTGATCCAAATTTAGCATCGAATATGTTATTGcccatataaaaaaataattaaaaaatgttAGGCACCTGAAGCAAGCAAGTTCTTCCATCAATCAGAAGACGTGTACCGGCTGCTTCTTCCTCTGCGTATATAATATGGCTATTTCCGTCCAACTACAAAATCAAATTATTCACCAACCAATGTGTAACACACAATTCAAACATGGACCATAGTTGTTAATAACGAATAGCGACAagggacctatatgctacatagcgaattgCGACAAATAGCGACCGCTATTTTATATATAGCGATACAccaaaaaagaattttgaaaatttttatatgtatattttatcaaaataccttggtatatatgctattttacatatatatttcacaaaaaacctataaatacagttattttatagctatatctaattgctatttacataaaaaaaactGTCGCTATTCACGCTATTGGTCGCTATGACCCAAATAGCGACACTTGGTCGCTTCGCTACATAGCCGCTATAGTggtcgctatagccgctattaTTGACAACTATGACATGGACCAATAGTAACTTATAATAAACCAAAATGTGTACCTGCATCAATAAACCCCCATCACGTAGAGTATGTATTTCTGCTTCAATGTCAGATTGATTCATTCTCAATCTATAACTTCCGGGTCCTCTTTTCACCATATCAATCTAACAAAAATAAAACACCTAAATcataagaaaaagaaaaggaatcCAACAACATTAGTAAGTTATATTGTTACTTACCGTGTATCTACTACCCTCTATATTCAAAATAACTTGAGAGTTGACCAACGATATATGCTGCAAGTATAAAACAATAATCAGATAAGTGCTTTATGAGGTCAACACAAGTCAATGGCGAGTCAAAGTACCTTTGGAGGGATTTGACCCTTTTCAAGATAACCAACATAATCCGATACCATGGCGGCACATCTAGCAGCAGCTTTCTaaggtcaacaaaagtcaacagtGAGACAGTGTACATGGATATAGAAACACAATAACAAAGTACTTACATAAAGCGCTCCGCCAACTACCGAGAGATACCATGGGGGCCTTTCTGCTCTAACCCGCATTGCAATTCGGCTATCTAACCACCCCGTATGTATTTTGTTTTCTCTATAATCCGGAGCCTACAAATAAAAAAGTGTGTGAAATAATTCACTTAGTAAGTGTAGATATAAGAAAAAAAGGATCAAGGGTATAGCTGGAATTATGCTAACTGATGTCTGCTTACTTGTGTATATCTTAAATTGTGCTTTTTTTTGAACAAGAATTTTAATTTATTAAAGTAAATGAATAAAAAGATATAGTAATTTGGAAATCCTAAAATGCTCACATGTAACAGATCGATTGTATAATCAACATTAGTACGGATTTCGCCACGAATTTGGATTTCCTTCAGCCCAAGAACCATATTTGCAATAGCCAATTGTCTTGACTCTCCAAATGCAAAAACATGACCTGATAAGGCCATACACATTTTAGTGAAGAATATTGTAAGCAAACAACTGAAACGAAACAAGATTTGGTTTTCTTACCAAATTGAGAATCTGAGAATTCATGAATGCCTCCTCCAGACTGCAAtttttaattaaatatattatttgcaatcaagaaattaaattaaaatatgaAAACAGTATTCAGGAACAAGCCTTACCTTGACAGAAAAGTATGCCCAAACATTTGGCTTGCTTTTAAAACTTAGCTCCTAAAAAGTGCAATTCAAATGAGTATATGATATAATTCAAAATATATAGGGGTAATAAAGTGTTTTGACAGACCTGTACTTTCCCACTGGTAGGCTTAAAACCATCATCTGGATCCTCACTTGTTACACGAACAGCAATACAATGACCCTTCGGTCTAACTGACTCTGCTTGGTCAAAGTCAAAAGGGGTTGCAAGGGCCGATGTTTTTCTCCAAGCATCATAACCTCCACTATTGTCCATCCCATAAAAGCGTCTAATTTCTAAACCAAAAATCATATAGAATAGTTTAAAAATGCATACACAAAACAGTTTTTCAAGTATATTTGACTTTTCAAACCATCATTTTCTTGCATTCATGCAAATTATAGTGTGTGTTTTTAGCATTTCCATGACGGTTAGTTTGTAGGGAAAAGGTCCCATTTGTTTTCAGTTATGAGTTATTACCTGGAATTTGCCAAAGTGGAATTCCCATTCCAACCGCAACTTGTGCTGCAGGTAGATTAACTTCTGCTATCCACTCAGTCACGGGATGCTCCACCTGAAAAAGATATTTTTGCCAATATTATTTTGTGGGCCCCACACATCAAGTAGATACGATCCACCATCACACATCATTAAGAAATTGATTTGGAATGCACCTACCTGTAAACGAGGATTAAGCTCCAAAAAGTAATAATCCCCAGTTTCCATACTGTACAAATACTCTACAGTGGCAGCTCCAACATAATTAACCGATTTTGCTAATCTTCTTGCTGCTTGCTCAAGCTTCTTTATTGTCTCAGGTGGAGCTACAGTTATTGGCCCCTCCTCGATAATCTTCAAAATGCCATTAAACAAATACATAACTAGATTAAAAACAACATCAAAATATTAATCAAAATGAACATGTGTATTACCTTTTGATGTCGCCTTTGAACACTGCAATCACGACTATGTAAAGCTGCTACATTGCCATACTGATCACATAGTAGCTGGACTTCTAGATGCCGGCTCTGTTTTTACGATCATTTTAATTACATCATAATAGATTTAGAGTTGAAACTCAAGGGCAGATTTGTAAATAACTGGTTTCTCACCTGGGAAGCAACTTTCATTATGAAAATAGGAGAACCGGGTACTTCACCTTGAACTTGCTTGAAAAGGGCCTTCACTTCTTCGTCATTATGAACCtaaagttttttaaaaaaaaaataccagTATTGACTTTTGAAGTCATAAAGAACTGTGTTGACTTTAAAAGGTCAATTCCGGAATAACTTATAAATTTTAAAGGAACGGACCTTTCTTATGCCTTTGCCACCTCCACCCCATGATGCCTTAATCATAGCTGGGTAACCAATAACTTGACAACTAGCAACTGCTTCTTCAGTTGTATACACACAAGCTTTTCTATATACATCGTCTGGGATTGTGCGCAAACAGCTTTCCACAGGAATTTTCACCTAAAGCACCAAATTATTTATAATAAAAGgtataaaaacgagatttttaatATACTAAGGGGtatgaaatataaattaaaaagGATAAAAAGCATAAAGATGATTTCCAAAGAGGAGGTATAAAGACATAAGTTTTGAAAAATGTGAGAAGAATAAA belongs to Helianthus annuus cultivar XRQ/B chromosome 5, HanXRQr2.0-SUNRISE, whole genome shotgun sequence and includes:
- the LOC110941075 gene encoding acetyl-CoA carboxylase 1 isoform X2, coding for MSEAQRMPLNGSFNYGTGNINGGISLRSSASRSAIDEFCYALGGNRPIHNILVANNGMAAVKFIRSVRTWSYETFGSEKAILLVAMATPEDMRINAEHIRIADQFVEVPGGTNNNNYANVQLIVETAEITHVDAVWPGWGHASEIPELPDALEAKGIIFLGPPALSMSALGDKIGSSLIAQAASVPTLPWSGSHVKIPVESCLRTIPDDVYRKACVYTTEEAVASCQVIGYPAMIKASWGGGGKGIRKVHNDEEVKALFKQVQGEVPGSPIFIMKVASQSRHLEVQLLCDQYGNVAALHSRDCSVQRRHQKIIEEGPITVAPPETIKKLEQAARRLAKSVNYVGAATVEYLYSMETGDYYFLELNPRLQVEHPVTEWIAEVNLPAAQVAVGMGIPLWQIPEIRRFYGMDNSGGYDAWRKTSALATPFDFDQAESVRPKGHCIAVRVTSEDPDDGFKPTSGKVQELSFKSKPNVWAYFSVKSGGGIHEFSDSQFGHVFAFGESRQLAIANMVLGLKEIQIRGEIRTNVDYTIDLLHAPDYRENKIHTGWLDSRIAMRVRAERPPWYLSVVGGALYKAAARCAAMVSDYVGYLEKGQIPPKHISLVNSQVILNIEGSRYTIDMVKRGPGSYRLRMNQSDIEAEIHTLRDGGLLMQLDGNSHIIYAEEEAAGTRLLIDGRTCLLQNDHDPSKLVAETPCKLLRYLVPDGSHVDADSPYVEVEVMKMCMPLLSPAAGVIQFKMSEGQAMQAGELIARLDLDDPSAVRKAEPFHGSFPALGQPTAISDKVHQKCAATLTAARMILAGYDHNIDDVVQNLLLCLDSPQLPFLQWQECFAVLANRLPKDLRNKLESKFKEYEGVSTQQAIEFPAKVLRTILESHLGSCSEKEKVAQERLIEPLMSLVKSYEGGRESHARGIVQALFEEYLSIEELFSDNIQADVIERLRLQYKKDLLRVVDIVISHQGVKRKNKLILRLMEHLVYPNPAAYREKLIRFSTLNHTNYSELALKASQLLEQTKLSELRSSIARSLSELEMFTEEGENIDTPKRKSAMNERMEDIVSAPLAVEDALVGLFDHSDHTLQRRVVETYVRRLYQPYLVKGSVRMQWHRSGLIASWQFIEGHIGDFDNETIDKKWGAMVIIKSLQFLPDVINAALKETTHATTQNGNMMHIALAGINNQMSLLQDSGDEDQAQERVNRLAKILKDKDVSSSLKNAGYQVISCIIQRDEGRGPMRHSFHWSETNHYYIEEPLMRHLEPPLSIYLELDKLKGYENIKYTPSRDRQWHMYTVDAKPLPFQRMFLRTLVRQPTKELFSPSGYQDSEVAGGPRSQLTLSYTSRSILRSLVTAMEELELHVHNATVKSDHAHMYLYVLKEQQINDLVPFSMRVDVDSGVEEGVVEALLVKLAREIHSMVGVKMHRLGVFEWEIKLCMASSGQVNGAWRVVVNNVTGHTCIVHVYREVEDPVKQKVVYHAISTSGPLHGVPVNTPSQPLKLLDQKRLLARKSNTTYCYDFALAFEAALENIWSSKLPNNSSRPEGKLVKATELMFADPGGSWGTPLVPVNREPGQNNVGMVAWTMDLCTPEFPHGRTILVVANDVTFRNGSFGPVEDAFFEAVTDLACTKKLPLIYLAANSGARIGAAEEVRSCFRIGWSDESNPDSGFQYLYLTPEDYTRLKSSVIAHEMSLESGETRWIIDTIVGKEDGLGVENLSGSGAIAGAYSRAYKETFTLTYVTGRTVGIGAYLARLGMRCIQRLDQPIILTGFSALNKLLGREVYSSQMQLGGPKIMGTNGVVHLTVSDDLEGVSAILNWLSFVPPYVGGPLPVLAPVDPVDRPVGYLPENSCDPRAAVCGMLDGKWVGGIFDRDSFVETLEGWARTVVTGRAKLGGIPVGVIAVETQTVMQIIPADPGQLDSHERVVPQAGQVWFPDSASKTAQAIMDFNREELPLFIMANWRGFSAGQRDLFEGILQAGSTIVENLRTYKQPVFVYIPKTGELRGGAWVVVDSRINSDHIEMYAETTAKGNVLEPEGMIEIKFRNKELLDCMTRLDPQIHNLKEKLKESKYDQTIANQIKARQKQLLPIYTQIATKFAELHDTSFRMAEKGVVKKVVDWTVSRFFFYKRLRRRLAEASLISSMHEAAGDMLSYKSAYDMIKKWFLETKGEQESWLDDDAFFTWKDDPKNYTHKLSELRTHKVTNQLLKIGGSASELEALPQGLAALLQEVDPATKSKLIEQLRGVLGAN
- the LOC110941075 gene encoding acetyl-CoA carboxylase 1 isoform X1, with translation MNNLKVFDLKFNFSPQMTTDVSAAPEDHSRRSEPMKRNVRCDYHQQRAVTPCSFLENTPIPATHAKVKKDKFGERIATLQHMVSHYAKETPLCFREEEAPVQSGNMSEAQRMPLNGSFNYGTGNINGGISLRSSASRSAIDEFCYALGGNRPIHNILVANNGMAAVKFIRSVRTWSYETFGSEKAILLVAMATPEDMRINAEHIRIADQFVEVPGGTNNNNYANVQLIVETAEITHVDAVWPGWGHASEIPELPDALEAKGIIFLGPPALSMSALGDKIGSSLIAQAASVPTLPWSGSHVKIPVESCLRTIPDDVYRKACVYTTEEAVASCQVIGYPAMIKASWGGGGKGIRKVHNDEEVKALFKQVQGEVPGSPIFIMKVASQSRHLEVQLLCDQYGNVAALHSRDCSVQRRHQKIIEEGPITVAPPETIKKLEQAARRLAKSVNYVGAATVEYLYSMETGDYYFLELNPRLQVEHPVTEWIAEVNLPAAQVAVGMGIPLWQIPEIRRFYGMDNSGGYDAWRKTSALATPFDFDQAESVRPKGHCIAVRVTSEDPDDGFKPTSGKVQELSFKSKPNVWAYFSVKSGGGIHEFSDSQFGHVFAFGESRQLAIANMVLGLKEIQIRGEIRTNVDYTIDLLHAPDYRENKIHTGWLDSRIAMRVRAERPPWYLSVVGGALYKAAARCAAMVSDYVGYLEKGQIPPKHISLVNSQVILNIEGSRYTIDMVKRGPGSYRLRMNQSDIEAEIHTLRDGGLLMQLDGNSHIIYAEEEAAGTRLLIDGRTCLLQNDHDPSKLVAETPCKLLRYLVPDGSHVDADSPYVEVEVMKMCMPLLSPAAGVIQFKMSEGQAMQAGELIARLDLDDPSAVRKAEPFHGSFPALGQPTAISDKVHQKCAATLTAARMILAGYDHNIDDVVQNLLLCLDSPQLPFLQWQECFAVLANRLPKDLRNKLESKFKEYEGVSTQQAIEFPAKVLRTILESHLGSCSEKEKVAQERLIEPLMSLVKSYEGGRESHARGIVQALFEEYLSIEELFSDNIQADVIERLRLQYKKDLLRVVDIVISHQGVKRKNKLILRLMEHLVYPNPAAYREKLIRFSTLNHTNYSELALKASQLLEQTKLSELRSSIARSLSELEMFTEEGENIDTPKRKSAMNERMEDIVSAPLAVEDALVGLFDHSDHTLQRRVVETYVRRLYQPYLVKGSVRMQWHRSGLIASWQFIEGHIGDFDNETIDKKWGAMVIIKSLQFLPDVINAALKETTHATTQNGNMMHIALAGINNQMSLLQDSGDEDQAQERVNRLAKILKDKDVSSSLKNAGYQVISCIIQRDEGRGPMRHSFHWSETNHYYIEEPLMRHLEPPLSIYLELDKLKGYENIKYTPSRDRQWHMYTVDAKPLPFQRMFLRTLVRQPTKELFSPSGYQDSEVAGGPRSQLTLSYTSRSILRSLVTAMEELELHVHNATVKSDHAHMYLYVLKEQQINDLVPFSMRVDVDSGVEEGVVEALLVKLAREIHSMVGVKMHRLGVFEWEIKLCMASSGQVNGAWRVVVNNVTGHTCIVHVYREVEDPVKQKVVYHAISTSGPLHGVPVNTPSQPLKLLDQKRLLARKSNTTYCYDFALAFEAALENIWSSKLPNNSSRPEGKLVKATELMFADPGGSWGTPLVPVNREPGQNNVGMVAWTMDLCTPEFPHGRTILVVANDVTFRNGSFGPVEDAFFEAVTDLACTKKLPLIYLAANSGARIGAAEEVRSCFRIGWSDESNPDSGFQYLYLTPEDYTRLKSSVIAHEMSLESGETRWIIDTIVGKEDGLGVENLSGSGAIAGAYSRAYKETFTLTYVTGRTVGIGAYLARLGMRCIQRLDQPIILTGFSALNKLLGREVYSSQMQLGGPKIMGTNGVVHLTVSDDLEGVSAILNWLSFVPPYVGGPLPVLAPVDPVDRPVGYLPENSCDPRAAVCGMLDGKWVGGIFDRDSFVETLEGWARTVVTGRAKLGGIPVGVIAVETQTVMQIIPADPGQLDSHERVVPQAGQVWFPDSASKTAQAIMDFNREELPLFIMANWRGFSAGQRDLFEGILQAGSTIVENLRTYKQPVFVYIPKTGELRGGAWVVVDSRINSDHIEMYAETTAKGNVLEPEGMIEIKFRNKELLDCMTRLDPQIHNLKEKLKESKYDQTIANQIKARQKQLLPIYTQIATKFAELHDTSFRMAEKGVVKKVVDWTVSRFFFYKRLRRRLAEASLISSMHEAAGDMLSYKSAYDMIKKWFLETKGEQESWLDDDAFFTWKDDPKNYTHKLSELRTHKVTNQLLKIGGSASELEALPQGLAALLQEVDPATKSKLIEQLRGVLGAN